One window from the genome of Rariglobus hedericola encodes:
- a CDS encoding polysaccharide deacetylase family protein — protein MSAPSMHPGNRRKTAASKANVAAGGAGKASVLKWKDGKRAVFMVEFDDSAPSHLEFAIPALKNRGIPGTFYINPGNGPYKSHQVAWEKEAASPLIELANHTFKHLGAPSVAEFDSEIADANEVIDRLYPHRPAVRLRDWARPGVPREQWKISEAEIQAVLAKHHMIERPPFFGPPFSIKTTAEMIDWVDGAIAKGEMRHLAFHGVGGDWHSAPINYFLALLDKLDACSGELWLTDPLSYHKYETERRTAQVRVIESGDTILRLSLTSESDPALYDQPLTLAVAVPAEWKRVTITQGSVRQTKTVKNGEVQFDALPDGGDIVIK, from the coding sequence ATGTCTGCCCCGTCCATGCACCCCGGAAACCGTCGAAAAACCGCCGCCTCAAAAGCGAATGTCGCCGCCGGTGGCGCCGGCAAAGCCAGCGTGCTGAAATGGAAAGACGGGAAGCGCGCCGTGTTCATGGTCGAGTTCGACGACAGCGCGCCGTCCCACCTGGAGTTTGCCATTCCCGCGCTAAAGAACCGCGGCATTCCCGGGACGTTCTACATCAACCCCGGCAATGGTCCCTACAAGAGCCATCAAGTCGCGTGGGAAAAGGAGGCTGCGAGTCCGCTCATCGAACTCGCCAATCACACGTTCAAACATCTCGGCGCGCCAAGTGTCGCCGAGTTTGATAGTGAAATTGCCGATGCGAACGAAGTCATCGACCGGCTTTATCCGCACCGGCCCGCCGTGCGCTTGCGCGACTGGGCGCGGCCCGGCGTTCCGCGTGAGCAATGGAAAATCAGCGAAGCCGAAATCCAGGCCGTGCTGGCGAAGCACCACATGATCGAGCGTCCGCCATTTTTCGGTCCGCCGTTTTCAATCAAGACAACCGCCGAAATGATTGATTGGGTGGATGGAGCCATTGCGAAGGGTGAGATGCGCCATCTGGCGTTTCATGGCGTCGGGGGTGACTGGCACAGTGCGCCGATCAATTACTTCCTCGCGCTGCTCGACAAACTGGATGCCTGCTCGGGCGAATTGTGGCTGACCGATCCGCTTTCCTATCATAAATACGAAACCGAACGCCGCACGGCCCAAGTGCGCGTGATCGAGTCGGGGGATACGATCCTGCGGCTTTCGCTCACCTCGGAAAGTGACCCGGCTCTCTACGATCAACCGCTGACCCTGGCCGTCGCAGTGCCGGCGGAGTGGAAGCGCGTCACCATCACTCAGGGAAGTGTCCGCCAGACCAAGACCGTTAAAAACGGCGAAGTGCAGTTCGACGCACTCCCCGACGGTGGCGACATCGTGATCAAGTAA
- a CDS encoding acetylxylan esterase: MNAFNRAFCFFALPLSFVASVDAASSWDGKKAVDYVLSVETERPDAIYKQGETVTYKITLLHQQKPAADQAVDYLISKDTVAPYQKGTITLKDGVATVTGSLGEPGFLQCQVTFKDGKTAYVAAAAAGIDPFEIKPSMPAPADFDAFWDAQKKRLAAVPMNPVLTPVPAPADRPGIEVFDLKVDSIGAPVSGYYSRPLKTTPKGHPARLYVDGAGVRSGDLLASARWAGRGVLSLSINAHGILNGQPGSYYADLANGSLKNYRKDGSSSRDTYYFLGMYLRVVRALDFLASQPEWDGHTLIIEGGSQGGAQSMAGAALDHRVTFITAMNAAMCDHTGMVVGRIAGWPKVVPVVDGNPDPLVLETSRYFDTVNFASRVKAQVYMWEGFIDTTCPPTGVYAAYNQVPTKKEMIPQVDSTHSIDGMKLWPAVAAAEQKHLDEMKAKFSSAK; the protein is encoded by the coding sequence ATGAACGCATTTAACCGCGCATTTTGTTTTTTCGCGCTGCCTCTTTCCTTTGTCGCATCCGTTGATGCCGCCTCGTCGTGGGATGGAAAAAAAGCCGTCGATTACGTGCTCTCTGTGGAAACCGAACGCCCCGATGCCATCTACAAGCAGGGCGAGACCGTCACCTACAAAATCACGTTGCTCCATCAGCAGAAACCCGCCGCCGATCAAGCGGTCGATTACCTGATCTCCAAGGATACGGTGGCGCCTTACCAGAAGGGCACCATCACTCTCAAAGACGGTGTCGCCACCGTGACCGGTTCACTGGGCGAGCCCGGGTTCTTGCAATGCCAGGTCACCTTCAAAGATGGCAAGACTGCGTATGTCGCTGCCGCCGCCGCCGGCATTGATCCGTTTGAAATCAAACCAAGCATGCCCGCTCCCGCCGATTTCGATGCGTTCTGGGATGCTCAAAAAAAACGCCTCGCCGCCGTGCCCATGAACCCGGTGCTGACACCGGTGCCCGCTCCCGCTGATCGCCCCGGCATCGAGGTGTTTGACCTCAAGGTCGACAGCATCGGCGCTCCTGTTTCCGGCTACTATTCGCGTCCGCTCAAAACCACGCCCAAAGGCCATCCCGCCCGCCTCTACGTTGACGGCGCTGGCGTGCGTAGCGGCGACTTGCTGGCCTCCGCGCGTTGGGCTGGTCGCGGCGTGCTGTCTCTGTCGATCAACGCGCATGGCATCCTCAACGGCCAGCCCGGATCCTATTATGCCGACCTCGCCAACGGCAGCCTCAAAAACTACCGCAAGGACGGCAGCTCGTCCCGCGACACCTATTATTTCCTCGGCATGTATCTGCGTGTGGTGCGCGCCCTGGACTTCCTCGCCTCCCAACCGGAATGGGATGGGCACACGCTCATCATCGAGGGAGGCAGTCAGGGCGGTGCGCAGTCCATGGCTGGTGCCGCGTTGGATCATCGCGTGACGTTCATCACCGCGATGAACGCCGCCATGTGTGACCACACCGGCATGGTCGTCGGCCGTATCGCCGGCTGGCCCAAAGTCGTTCCCGTGGTCGATGGAAACCCCGATCCACTCGTGCTCGAAACCTCGCGCTACTTCGACACGGTCAATTTCGCCTCGCGCGTCAAAGCCCAGGTTTACATGTGGGAAGGTTTCATCGACACGACCTGCCCCCCCACGGGCGTCTATGCCGCCTACAATCAGGTCCCCACCAAAAAGGAAATGATCCCGCAGGTGGACAGCACGCACAGCATCGACGGCATGAAACTCTGGCCTGCCGTGGCCGCCGCCGAACAAAAACATCTCGACGAGATGAAGGCTAAATTCTCGTCCGCCAAGTAA
- a CDS encoding LacI family DNA-binding transcriptional regulator has protein sequence MVNPNHVRQRDIAERAGVHITTVSLALRDDPRLPETTRKRIQALAKEMGYSPDPMLSALTVYRNHVKRVHHQGTLAWVNPHTQKGERHSSFMPYRQGAVERCKELGYQLEEFYFSDLGGPRLSKVLQARNITGLLLPPQTNSHVHLDFDWEHFSSICFGFTLTEPRLHVISNAQYSSARTAVRALRENYGYRRIGFVTARESDERTDQNFSAGFLSEQRKFEPENRLPLLTLTCLSMESEVDEFSRWYDEHRPDCVMFLHETVPELMRRLKLDTKTCGQASLSLKNKNDQLAGIYQNDTIIGRKAVDFLIDMIHRNERGIPTDRFQFMIQGEWVDGKTLHVQKRAKKVSV, from the coding sequence ATGGTTAACCCCAACCACGTCAGACAGCGCGATATCGCCGAGCGCGCCGGTGTGCACATCACGACGGTATCACTCGCCCTGCGCGACGATCCACGTCTGCCCGAGACCACTCGAAAGCGTATTCAGGCCCTCGCGAAGGAAATGGGTTACTCGCCCGATCCTATGCTTTCGGCACTTACCGTTTATCGTAATCACGTGAAGCGCGTTCACCACCAAGGCACGCTCGCTTGGGTCAATCCTCACACCCAAAAAGGCGAGCGGCACTCCTCCTTCATGCCCTATCGCCAAGGCGCGGTGGAGCGCTGCAAGGAACTGGGTTATCAGTTGGAAGAGTTTTATTTTTCCGATCTGGGCGGGCCGCGTCTCTCCAAGGTGCTTCAAGCCCGCAACATCACCGGCTTGCTGCTGCCGCCTCAAACCAACAGCCACGTCCACCTCGACTTTGACTGGGAGCATTTCTCCTCGATCTGTTTCGGGTTCACGCTCACCGAGCCGCGGCTCCACGTCATCAGCAACGCGCAATACAGCTCGGCTCGCACCGCGGTCCGCGCGTTGCGGGAAAACTACGGCTATCGTCGCATCGGGTTTGTGACCGCCCGTGAGAGTGACGAGCGCACTGACCAGAATTTCAGCGCCGGTTTCCTTTCCGAGCAGCGAAAATTCGAACCGGAGAACCGGCTGCCACTCCTCACGCTGACGTGCCTTTCCATGGAGAGTGAAGTGGACGAGTTCTCTCGTTGGTATGACGAGCACCGGCCGGATTGCGTCATGTTTTTGCACGAGACCGTGCCGGAATTAATGCGTCGCCTGAAACTGGATACAAAGACGTGCGGACAGGCGTCCCTGAGCCTGAAGAACAAGAACGACCAGCTCGCCGGCATCTATCAAAACGACACGATCATCGGCCGGAAGGCGGTGGATTTCCTCATCGACATGATCCATCGCAACGAGCGCGGCATCCCGACGGATCGATTCCAGTTCATGATCCAGGGCGAATGGGTCGATGGGAAAACCCTCCACGTCCAGAAGCGGGCGAAAAAGGTATCCGTTTAA
- a CDS encoding acetylxylan esterase, translated as MRSHLFLLCVPLLGAVLLLSQSARAASSWDGKTPVDYVLSVETDRKDAIYRQGETVTFNVELQQNQKPADAEEIEWTISKDGVAPIQTGKLTLKAGRGVVTGSLKEPGFLQCKVNFKGAKPAISALAAGGIDLAAIKPSMPAPADFDAFWAAQKKRLAAVPMNTKLTSVPPPANRDGAETFSFVVDSIGAPSTGFYGRPIGAKPKSLPAVLFVPGAGVRSANLDSMAGWAKAGMIVAEINAHGIANGETREYYGALDVGELSDYRKRGRESRDTFYFQGVYFRVLRALQFLTEQPEWDGKTLIILGGSQGGGLSLAGAALDQRVTFIVSNVPGLTDHTGMVAGRIAGWPKAIPVGADGKPDAKVLEAMRYYDGVNFAARIKIPVHMEVGFIDIICPPTASYAAYNNLGGKKEMITWPDRGHDIGPQIWNDMRKLVLAHTAEMHAK; from the coding sequence ATGCGTAGTCATCTCTTCCTTCTTTGTGTCCCCTTGTTGGGCGCAGTGTTGTTGCTCAGCCAATCCGCGCGTGCCGCGTCGTCGTGGGACGGTAAGACGCCCGTCGACTACGTGCTCTCGGTCGAGACCGACCGTAAGGATGCGATTTATCGCCAGGGCGAAACCGTGACGTTCAACGTCGAGCTTCAGCAGAATCAGAAACCTGCGGACGCCGAGGAAATCGAATGGACGATTTCCAAGGACGGCGTGGCTCCCATTCAAACGGGTAAACTCACGCTCAAGGCGGGCCGAGGAGTCGTCACTGGCAGCCTCAAGGAGCCGGGCTTTCTCCAGTGCAAAGTGAATTTCAAGGGAGCGAAGCCCGCGATCAGCGCGTTGGCCGCCGGCGGCATCGATCTCGCCGCGATCAAACCCAGCATGCCTGCGCCCGCCGACTTTGATGCATTTTGGGCTGCTCAGAAAAAGCGCCTCGCGGCGGTTCCGATGAACACGAAGCTCACCTCCGTTCCGCCTCCGGCCAATCGGGACGGCGCCGAGACCTTCAGCTTTGTTGTGGACAGCATCGGTGCGCCCTCGACTGGTTTTTACGGACGCCCGATCGGCGCCAAGCCCAAGAGCCTGCCCGCCGTGCTCTTCGTGCCGGGCGCCGGCGTGCGCAGCGCCAATCTCGATTCGATGGCCGGCTGGGCAAAGGCCGGCATGATCGTGGCCGAGATCAATGCGCACGGCATCGCCAACGGAGAAACCCGCGAATACTACGGCGCATTGGACGTCGGTGAGTTGAGCGACTACCGCAAACGCGGACGCGAATCCCGCGACACCTTTTATTTCCAAGGCGTTTATTTCCGCGTTTTGCGCGCGCTACAGTTTTTGACCGAGCAACCGGAGTGGGACGGCAAGACGCTGATCATCCTCGGCGGCAGCCAGGGCGGCGGCCTTTCGCTGGCCGGTGCCGCGCTCGACCAGCGCGTGACGTTCATCGTTTCCAATGTTCCCGGTCTCACCGATCACACGGGAATGGTTGCCGGTCGCATCGCCGGCTGGCCGAAGGCGATCCCGGTCGGTGCCGATGGCAAACCCGACGCAAAGGTTCTCGAAGCGATGCGTTACTATGACGGCGTTAACTTCGCCGCGCGCATCAAGATTCCCGTTCACATGGAAGTAGGCTTCATCGACATCATCTGTCCGCCCACGGCGAGCTACGCCGCTTACAATAACCTCGGTGGAAAAAAGGAAATGATCACCTGGCCCGATCGCGGCCACGACATCGGTCCGCAAATCTGGAACGATATGCGCAAGCTCGTGCTGGCGCACACCGCCGAAATGCACGCGAAGTAA
- a CDS encoding beta strand repeat-containing protein codes for MKKLPFTLTSALFLLAGGVRAQNVWNGAGVTGGTAGTDWTAAANYTATPAFNATTDLKFSTITNASGGVTLSAGTGGAYAVKDLYFGDTTTLGSGQTSTQAITLNGNGIAGQTIIDLAGNIFLPSTNASKITLGADLTLNLSTAAHQINFKANSNVTTVNTTAPVLVVNALVTGGGASATFTPRFSTYGTSGGTAAIVLTNNNSSFVATQNRFDNYVGFTSIGNVGGGNSSMGNATTTSTGTISLGNGGNLNYIGTGDQSTDRNLALTSTNALGNSSVGTTLTYNGQMTAGNTVILRTNVIGGSTLVINSTLADGPSAAAFTINKQFTTTYYDTTGATASNDGTGTLVLGGDNTFTGAVNISAGTVRITHANGLGGTTGATLVSSNATLDLNGQTVGAEAVSLTGTGVGSVGALRNSSASAASLGGNVTLTGNTSIGATGTLKLTGVIGESGGVRTLTKIGTGELTLNGINTYTGTTTVSAGTLGGIGSISTGAATFATGTTLNPGDGATTGQFSFGGNLALSNDAIFSVSLNQSAGNGYDRVAVAGTTNITGSILSVGFGTSFDSTAQVGQTFSILTSIGTLTGQFDQGTSITATSGTATYDFGISYTGNIVTLTLNNISAIPEPSTWALIAGAASMLAVVARRRRHN; via the coding sequence ATGAAAAAGTTACCCTTCACGCTTACCTCCGCATTATTCCTTCTGGCCGGCGGAGTGCGTGCCCAAAACGTTTGGAACGGCGCTGGCGTCACGGGCGGCACAGCCGGCACAGATTGGACTGCTGCAGCCAACTACACGGCGACGCCCGCGTTCAACGCGACGACCGACTTGAAGTTCTCTACCATCACGAACGCATCGGGCGGCGTGACCTTATCGGCGGGAACGGGCGGCGCGTATGCGGTGAAGGATCTTTATTTCGGCGACACGACGACACTGGGAAGCGGCCAGACCAGCACTCAGGCTATCACGCTGAATGGCAATGGAATTGCTGGGCAGACAATCATCGATCTCGCAGGCAATATTTTCCTGCCCTCGACCAATGCTTCTAAAATCACACTGGGGGCCGATTTGACGCTCAATCTGAGCACCGCCGCCCACCAAATTAATTTCAAGGCCAACAGTAACGTGACCACGGTCAATACCACGGCGCCGGTTCTGGTGGTCAATGCCTTGGTGACGGGTGGTGGAGCAAGTGCGACATTTACCCCGCGGTTTTCCACTTATGGAACCAGCGGCGGCACGGCGGCCATCGTGCTCACCAATAACAACAGCTCGTTTGTCGCGACCCAGAACCGCTTCGACAACTACGTCGGTTTCACGTCGATCGGCAACGTAGGCGGAGGCAACAGCAGCATGGGTAACGCCACGACAACAAGCACGGGCACGATCAGTTTAGGCAATGGCGGCAACTTGAATTATATCGGCACGGGCGACCAATCCACGGATCGCAACCTGGCACTGACGAGCACCAACGCCCTCGGCAATTCGTCCGTGGGCACGACACTCACCTACAATGGCCAAATGACCGCCGGCAACACCGTGATTCTGCGCACCAATGTAATTGGCGGAAGCACACTGGTCATTAACAGCACCTTGGCAGACGGTCCGTCGGCGGCGGCGTTTACGATCAACAAGCAATTTACGACCACTTATTACGACACCACCGGCGCGACAGCCTCCAATGACGGCACCGGCACACTGGTTCTAGGCGGCGACAATACGTTTACAGGAGCAGTCAACATCTCGGCCGGCACCGTGCGGATCACACATGCCAACGGCTTGGGCGGCACCACCGGCGCAACGCTCGTATCAAGCAATGCTACGCTGGATCTTAACGGTCAGACGGTAGGCGCGGAAGCAGTAAGCCTCACCGGCACCGGCGTGGGCAGCGTAGGTGCGTTGAGGAACAGCAGTGCATCGGCTGCCAGCCTGGGCGGCAATGTCACGTTGACAGGCAATACATCAATCGGCGCCACCGGAACCCTGAAGCTTACCGGTGTCATCGGTGAATCCGGGGGCGTTCGCACGCTTACCAAGATTGGCACCGGCGAACTCACGCTCAACGGTATCAATACTTACACCGGCACGACCACGGTGAGCGCCGGCACGCTCGGTGGCATCGGCTCGATCTCCACGGGTGCGGCGACCTTTGCCACCGGCACCACGCTCAATCCCGGCGATGGCGCGACCACCGGCCAGTTCAGTTTCGGCGGTAATCTCGCGCTGAGCAACGACGCGATCTTCAGCGTCTCGCTCAACCAGTCAGCTGGAAATGGCTACGACCGCGTCGCCGTCGCCGGCACGACCAACATCACCGGCTCCATCCTCAGCGTCGGCTTCGGCACCAGCTTCGATTCCACCGCACAGGTCGGCCAGACGTTTAGCATCCTCACGAGCATTGGCACGCTTACCGGTCAGTTTGATCAAGGCACTTCCATCACCGCCACATCGGGCACGGCCACCTATGATTTTGGCATCAGTTATACCGGCAACATCGTGACACTTACCTTGAACAACATCTCGGCGATTCCCGAGCCGTCGACGTGGGCACTCATCGCGGGCGCGGCGTCGATGCTCGCCGTTGTCGCTCGTCGTCGCCGCCACAACTAA
- a CDS encoding nucleoside hydrolase: MKTLSRIPVILDTDLGTDIDDTWALAQLFRCPELDPKLILMAAGDMTFRSTVTARFMEVAGRTDIPLGIGESSIPTPPNVRNQEPWIKGYDLAKYPGEIAQDGIGRMIQIIEDSPVPVTIIAIAPSPNLAIALARAPHIAARCRLVGMFGSFDVGYTGGLPASNETNVRLAPDSFRAVMAAPWLDVLLTPLDTCNFAVLDGENYHRIWSATGDPALRALIENYCVFAPRVDWMHCDYFAIRSTVLFDCVAVYLAYAEDFVNTEIIRFNITDDGFTVRDSEGPYTARVAMSWKNLPAFHDHLTARLLGQAG; encoded by the coding sequence GTGAAAACCTTGTCCCGCATTCCCGTCATTCTTGATACCGATCTCGGCACCGACATCGACGATACTTGGGCGCTCGCGCAGCTCTTCCGTTGCCCCGAACTGGATCCCAAGCTCATTCTTATGGCGGCCGGCGACATGACGTTTCGCAGCACCGTCACCGCTCGTTTCATGGAGGTTGCCGGCCGGACCGATATTCCTCTCGGTATCGGCGAAAGCTCGATTCCCACCCCGCCTAATGTGCGCAACCAAGAGCCGTGGATCAAGGGCTACGATCTCGCCAAGTATCCCGGTGAAATCGCCCAGGACGGCATCGGTCGCATGATCCAGATCATCGAGGATTCGCCGGTGCCGGTCACGATCATCGCCATCGCGCCTTCACCCAATCTCGCGATCGCGCTGGCTCGCGCTCCGCACATCGCCGCGCGTTGCCGCCTCGTCGGCATGTTCGGCAGCTTCGATGTGGGCTACACCGGCGGCTTGCCCGCGAGTAACGAGACCAACGTCCGCCTCGCGCCCGATTCCTTCCGCGCCGTCATGGCCGCGCCGTGGCTGGATGTGCTGCTCACGCCGCTCGACACCTGTAACTTTGCCGTGCTCGACGGAGAAAACTATCACCGCATCTGGAGCGCCACCGGCGACCCCGCGCTGCGCGCATTGATCGAGAACTACTGCGTCTTCGCGCCGCGCGTTGACTGGATGCACTGCGATTATTTCGCGATACGCTCCACTGTCCTCTTCGACTGCGTCGCGGTGTATCTCGCCTACGCCGAAGACTTCGTGAACACCGAGATCATCCGCTTCAACATCACCGATGATGGTTTCACGGTGAGGGATTCCGAAGGGCCCTACACCGCGCGCGTCGCCATGAGCTGGAAAAACCTTCCGGCGTTTCACGATCACCTGACTGCCCGCTTGCTCGGACAGGCCGGTTGA
- a CDS encoding LacI family DNA-binding transcriptional regulator — MATPGYVRQQDIALKAGVHITTVSLALRDDPRLAETTRRRIQDLAMEMGYTPDPMLSALTVYRNRSKRIHHQGTLAWLCPPTIKSHGPQGFAHYLKGAEERATELGYKLEVFYFSELGGSRLSSVLRARNIKGLLIPPQAHSRAHLDFDWNEFSSVCFGFTLSWPRLHLITNAQYSSSRLAVRMLRTRGYHRLGFVTTRETDERTDQNFRAGFLSEQHDFLPENRIPPLVLEDTTIATECKEFAAWYRRHKPDVILYIYPTVAEFLRLLKITPKQCGSASLSVTALDGSLAGVYQNDLLIGHKAVDFLIDMLHRNERGIPPKRFQFFVESEWVEGKSIRPAVV, encoded by the coding sequence ATGGCTACCCCCGGCTACGTCAGACAGCAGGACATCGCGCTCAAGGCGGGTGTTCACATAACCACCGTTTCACTGGCGTTGCGCGATGACCCCCGGCTGGCCGAAACCACGCGGCGACGCATCCAGGATTTGGCGATGGAAATGGGCTACACGCCCGACCCGATGCTGTCGGCACTCACGGTTTACCGGAATCGTTCCAAGCGTATCCATCATCAGGGGACGCTGGCCTGGTTGTGTCCGCCCACTATCAAGAGCCACGGGCCTCAAGGTTTTGCCCATTATTTAAAAGGAGCGGAGGAGCGCGCCACCGAGCTCGGCTATAAACTGGAGGTCTTTTATTTTTCCGAACTGGGCGGCAGCCGCCTCTCCAGCGTGCTGCGCGCCCGCAATATCAAAGGTCTGCTCATTCCGCCTCAGGCGCACAGCCGCGCCCATCTCGATTTCGATTGGAATGAATTTTCGTCGGTCTGCTTCGGGTTCACCTTGAGCTGGCCCCGGCTCCACCTGATCACCAACGCGCAATACAGTTCGTCGCGCCTGGCCGTGCGCATGCTCCGAACCCGCGGTTATCACCGGCTCGGCTTCGTGACCACACGCGAAACCGACGAACGCACTGACCAGAATTTCCGCGCCGGATTCCTTTCCGAGCAACACGATTTCCTTCCCGAAAACCGGATTCCGCCGCTGGTGCTCGAGGACACGACGATCGCCACCGAGTGCAAGGAGTTCGCCGCGTGGTATCGCCGCCACAAGCCCGATGTCATCCTCTATATTTATCCCACGGTGGCCGAGTTTCTTCGCCTGCTGAAGATCACGCCGAAACAATGCGGCTCCGCCTCGCTGAGCGTCACTGCGCTCGATGGATCTCTCGCCGGCGTTTATCAAAACGATCTGCTCATCGGGCATAAGGCCGTCGATTTCCTCATCGACATGCTTCACCGCAATGAACGCGGCATCCCGCCCAAGCGCTTTCAGTTTTTCGTCGAGAGCGAGTGGGTCGAGGGCAAATCCATCCGGCCGGCCGTGGTCTAG